The following are from one region of the Bactrocera oleae isolate idBacOlea1 chromosome 6, idBacOlea1, whole genome shotgun sequence genome:
- the FucTA gene encoding glycoprotein 3-alpha-L-fucosyltransferase A has protein sequence MRRPKFSLKKYFYFTLFCALLLIFGLNLREHEIWKSKSASPQRQARSQDEQAAQPMPPYTHSAFTVASGDGAAALNAHVENSGVAPAHSTHNVPLVNAGNNELSEQQQQQHLHPGQVPLENTAARLWFFRQGEYYPKPAHATPTRTGQGKRGSYVGDVGGAGGSLLRGKKHDPRGAGLFPYQNPHSDRIVNQLMYVPPNYKKVRASGRMKIILLYNGLGPWNVKQGRDVFLRSKCPVDTCELTSNRGLADKADMILYKDHFIPTGLGRPANPQQVSMLYYLECPYHTQNVKVPDAINWTATYRHDSDIVAPYEKWVYYDPKIKQVEQDHNYAMNKTKKVAWFVSNCGARNGRLQFAHELQKYIDVHIYGVCGNYKCSRNTADKCFDLLDHEYKFYLAFENSNCKDYITEKFFVNALQRNVLPIVMGARPEDYEVSSPHRSYIHVDEFASPKELAEYLHILDKDDELYNSYFKWKGSGEFINTYYWCRVCAALHDEESIRKPRWYTDVNDWWRGPGVCTNGSWRNFKARKDVIRDD, from the exons atgcgTCGCCCGAAATTTTcgttaaagaaatatttttattttacactcTTTTGTGCGCTACTGCTGATATTTGGATTAAATTTGCG TGAACATGAAATTTGGAAATCGAAAAGCGCTTCACCACAACGACAAGCGCGTTCGCAAGACGAACAAGCGGCGCAACCGATGCCGCCTTATACGCATAGCGCCTTTACTGTTGCGTCGGGCGACGGCGCAGCGGCGCTGAACGCACACGTCGAAAACTCGGGCGTAGCGCCTGCGCATAGCACACACAACGTGCCACTTGTCAACGCTGGAAATAATGAATTGagcgaacaacaacagcagcaacatttGCATCCAGGACAAGTGCCATTAGAAAACACCGCCGCACGTCTTTGGTTCTTCCGGCAGGGTGAGTACTATCCAAAGCCAGCGCACGCCACGCCAACGCGTACAGGACAGGGTAAACGTGGCAGTTATGTTGGTGATGTTGGTGGCGCAGGCGGTAGTTTGTTGCGTGGCAAGAAGCATGATCCACGCGGTGCTGGACTTTTTCCCTATCAAAACCCGCATAGTGATCGCATCGTCAATCAGTTGATGTATGTGCCGCCGAACTATAAGAAGGTGCGCGCCAGCGGGCGAATGAAAATCATATTGCTTTACAATGGACTTGGTCCATGGAATGTGAAGCAAG GTCGTGATGTCTTCCTACGCTCAAAATGCCCTGTGGATACCTGCGAACTGACATCGAATCGTGGTCTCGCCGACAAGGCCGATATGATACTATATAAAGATCATTTCATACCGACTGGCCTGGGTAGACCAGCGAACCCGCAGCAGGTCAGCATGTTGTATTATCTGGAATGTCCATATCATACGCAAAACGTGAAAGTACCAGACGCCATTAATTGGACGGCCACCTACAG ACATGACAGCGACATTGTAGCGCCTTATGAGAAATGGGTCTACTATGACCCGAAAATCAAACAAGTGGAGCAGGATCACAATTATGCCatgaataaaacgaaaaaagtcGCTTGGTTTGTGTCGAATTGTGGCGCACGGAACGGACGCTTGCAATTCGCGCATGAATTGCAAAAATACATAGAT GTACACATCTACGGCGTTTGCGGCAACTACAAATGCTCACGCAACACCGCCGACAAATGCTTCGATCTACTCGATCACGAATACAAATTTTACCTCGCCTTCGAGAATTCCAATTGCAAAGACTACATCACCGAAAAGTTCTTCGTCAACGCACTACAACGCAATGTTTTACCAATTGTAATGGGTGCACGTCCGGAGGATTATGAGGTGAGCTCACCACATCGTTCCTACATTCATGTCGATGAATTCGCCTCGCCCAAAGAATTAGCCGAATACTTGCACATACTCGACAAAGACGACGAACTCTACAATTCGTATTTCAAATGGAAGGGCAGCGGTGAGTTTATTAACACGTACTATTGGTGTCGCGTTTGTGCCGCACTGCATGACGAGGAGTCAATACGTAAACCGCGCTGGTACACGGACGTAAATGATTGGTGGCGCGGTCCCGGCGTCTGCACCAACGGTTCGTGGCGTAATTTTAAGGCGCGCAAGGATGTCATACGCGACGATTAG
- the Msh6 gene encoding probable DNA mismatch repair protein Msh6 yields the protein MSKKLNKSGSAGTPNNNLFKYFSRSPRTPNNIPKTPSEEETKKSAAEKENLQTGRGNEDNGPLAKRKLDVGANQSKRKSNAMDVDEDDESIIIKRPTYKRHRIILSDDEEEIKVNKNGSGKNNSGDDYKPSGEDNTCSSEDDDSSTLAKTHTKKTDEPTQKKPKREKSSFMEKLSALQASATISDAKATAKNDAKYEKIVCTTSTLDEPVVWPHQKLDFLQPDKIKDKNGRRPDHPDYDPTTLYVPDKYLNSLSPGVRQWWVLKSDNYDCVLFFKVGKFYELYHMDAEVGVQELGFVYMRGEFAHSGSPEVSFDKMSSILIDRGYKVARVEQTETTEMMSERCKKIKPTKFDKVVRREICQISNRGTQVFGTQCQITPHYQPNYMLAVVEKNEVNSSKYGICYVDTSIGDFYTGEFEDDKNGSRLLTLLSHHMPVLLIFERGSVSERTQEIFRTMLSGILKDPLPANGSKVCSAEKTLKYLAENYFAKFSEDSTSTDLWPLALRTMQSETDHLGLTPRDDCKLALKALGQCILYLQRCQLEEKVLSMARYHLYTPPDILNESLNDAKGQAVQQKAARRRHMVIDATTLANLRITGEEYSLQSTLDNCCTKFGKRLLHHWICSPSCELEVIVERQQAITELIEHNMALQDLRALLAPMPDFERHLAQIHLFGNKRISQDHPDGRAILFEEKLYNKKKIQNFIGILKGFAALMELPTLFNGFESPLMKRLTQLQPAGGFPDMAKELEFFKNAFDHETGAQTGVIAPEQGVDADYDEALAKIKNINDTFKDYLIEQEKFFGCRLTPGGEKNRFQLEVPENAARKAGKAYQLEGQRKGNKPVRRFSTNETRSLLKQLQHAETERDVILKDLSRRIFEKFSKHYELWKQCVDCVANLDVLASLAEYARAQQVICVPELYEQSADKQPFIDIAEGYHPCAAADTFIPNGLILGTGATTAPLSILTGPNMGGKSTLMRQVGLLVVMSQIGAHVPAEHCRISLVDRIFTRLGAQDDIMAGQSTFLVELNETSLILKHATVNSLVLLDELGRGTATYDGTAIAASVVNYLADLKCRTLFSTHYHNLIEYFHKDERITLGHMACMVENEDTEDPTQETVTFLYKYTAGACPKSYGFNAAKLAGMPQLIIKRAYALSKRVEAIALKRKVLSKVVAGAGGNKCNDLKEIKNLLLQLKACQV from the exons ATGtcgaagaaattaaataaaagtggtAGTGCCGGTACGCCTAATAATAATCTCTTCAAGTACTTTTCGCGTTCACCACGAACGCCAAATAATATACCCAAAACACCCAGTGAGGAGGAAACCAAAAAATCTGCAGCGGAGAAGGAGAACTTGCAAACTGGACGTGGCAATGAAGATAATGGACCTTTAGCTAAACGAAAGTTAGATGTTGGGGCTAATCAGAGCAAGCGTAAGAGTAATGCAATGGATGTTGATGAGGACGATGAAAGTATTATAATTAAACGTCCAACTTATAAAAGACATCGTATAATATTGTCCGATGATGAAGAGGAAATCAAAGTGAATAAAAACGGAAGTGGGAAGAATAATAGTGGCGATGACTATAAGCCAAGCGGCGAGGATAACACATGTAGTAGTGAAGACGATGATTCGTCAACACTTGCTAAAACCCATACTAAG aaaactgatGAACCAACGCAAAAAAAACCTAAACGGGAAAAGAGTAGTTTCATGGAAAAGTTATCAGCTTTGCAAGCCTCAGCAACTATCTCAGATGCCAAAGCGACTGCCAAAAATGATGCAAAATATGAGAAAATTGTGTGCACAACGTCCACATTGGACGAGCCAGTAGTGTGGCCACATCAAAAGCTTGATTTTTTGCAGCcagataaaataaaagataagaATGGCAGACGCCCCGACCATCCGGACTATGATCCCACTACATTGTATGTGCCAGACAAATACTTGAACTCTTTATCCCCT GGTGTGCGTCAATGGTGGGTCTTGAAGTCAGATAACTATGATTGTGTGCTCTTCTTTAAAGTGGGTAAATTCTATGAGCTATATCATATGGATGCGGAAGTTGGTGTGCAAGAGCTAGGTTTCGTCTATATGCGTGGAGAATTCGCACATTCCGGTTCGCCGGAAGTAAGCTTCGACAAAATGTCTAGTATACTCATTGACCGCGGCTATAAAGTGGCACGTGTGGAACAAACTGAAACAACTGAAATGATGAGCGAGCGTTGCAAAAAGATCAAACCTACGAAATTTGATAAAGTGGTGCGTCGAGAAATATGTCAGATATCCAATCGTGGTACACAAGTCTTTGGAACGCAATGTCAGATAACACCACATTACCAGCCCAATTACATGTTGGCTGTGGTCGAAAAG aaTGAGGTCAACTCCAGTAAATATGGCATTTGTTATGTAGACACTTCAATAGGCGACTTTTATACTGGCGAATTTGAAGATGACAAAAACGGTTCGCGTTTATTAACTTTACTCTCGCATCATATGCCAGTTTTG TTAATTTTTGAACGTGGCTCTGTTTCTGAGCGAACACAGGAAATATTCCGTACCATGCTTTCCGGCATACTCAAAGATCCATTACCTGCCAATGGCTCAAAAGTATGCAGTGCTGAAAAGACACTGAAATATCTCGCTGAGAATTATTTTGCCAAATTTTCAGAAGACTCAACTAGTACAGATCTTTGGCCATTAGCGTTGCGTACAATGCAATCCGAAACTGATCATTTGGGTTTAACGCCGCGTGATGACTGCAAGCTAGCATTAAAAGCGCTGGGTCAatgcatattatatttgcaacgTTGTCAACTAGAAGAAAAGGTGCTGTCGATGGCACGCTACCACCTCTACACTCCACCAGACATATTGAATGAGTCGTTAAATGATGCAAAGGGACAAGCAGTGCAGCAAAAAGCCGCTCGGCGCCGCCATATGGTCATAGATGCTACGACGCTGGCCAATCTACGTATTACCGGCGAAGAGTATTCACTACAATCTACACTAGATAATTGTTGTACGAAGTTCGGCAAACGTTTGCTGCATCATTGGATATGTTCGCCGAGCTGTGAGTTAGAGGTGATTGTCGAACGACAACAAGCAATTACCGAACTAATAGAGCACAATATGGCGTTGCAAGATTTACGCGCTTTGTTGGCGCCAATGCCTGATTTCGAAAGACATCTGGCGCAAATACATTTATTCGGTAATAAGCGTATATCGCAGGATCACCCGGACGGACGTGCTATACTATTTGAAGAGAAGTtgtataataagaaaaaaatacaaaactttattGGCATATTGAAGGGATTCGCAGCGCTAATGGAATTGCCAACGCTTTTTAACGGTTTTGAGTCGCCACTTATGAAACGTTTGACGCAGTTGCAGCCAGCTGGAGGCTTTCCTGACATGGCAAAAGAATTGGAATTTTTCAAG AATGCTTTCGATCACGAGACCGGTGCGCAAACCGGTGTAATTGCACCTGAACAAGGCGTGGACGCAGATTACGATGAGGCATTAGCGAagattaaaaacataaatgacACCTTCAAGGATTATCTTATTGAGCAAGAGAAGTTCTTTGGCTGTCGTTTAACACCTGGTGGCGAAAAGAATCGCTTCCAGCTTGAGGTGCCTGAAAATGCAGCTAGGAAGGCGGGTAAAGCCTACCAATTGGAAGGTCAGCGGAAGGGTAACAAGCCTGTGAGACGCTTCTCAACGAATGAAACACGT TCACTTTTAAAGCAATTGCAACATGCCGAAACCGAACGTGATGTCATACTAAAAGATTTATCGCGtcgtatttttgaaaaattctccAAACACTATGAACTCTGGAAGCAATGCGTTGATTGTGTTGCCAATCTTGATGTTTTAGCCTCGTTGGCAGAGTACGCACGCGCACAACAAGTCATCTGTGTGCCTGAGCTATACGAGCAAAGTGCCGATAAGCAGCCGTTTATAGACATTGCAGAGGGTTATCATCCGTGCGCCGCTGCGGACACTTTCATACCGAATGGGCTCATTTTAGGCACGGGTGCGACAACAGCACCACTTTCCATACTAACAGGCCCGAATATGGGTGGTAAAAGTACGCTAATGCGGCAAGTGGGCTTGTTAGTAGTAATGTCACAAATC GGCGCGCATGTGCCAGCCGAGCATTGTCGCATTTCGCTGGTCGATCGTATTTTTACACGCTTGGGTGCGCAGGATGACATTATGGCTGGGCAGAGCACATTTTTGGTTGAACTAAATGAGACGTCGCTGATATTGAAGCATGCAACGGTTAACAGTTTGGTGCTGCTTGATGAATTAG GACGTGGCACGGCCACATACGATGGTACTGCTATCGCTGCTTCGGTAGTCAACTATCTCGCAGATTTGAAATGTCGTACACTTTTCTCTACGCACTATCACAAtcttattgaatatttccatAAAGACGAACGCATAACATTGGGTCACATG GCTTGCATGGTGGAAAACGAGGATACCGAAGATCCCACACAAGAGACGGTGACATTTCTTTACAAATACACCGCAGGCGCATGTCCCAAGTCGTATGGTTTTAATGCCGCCAAATTAGCCGGCATGCCACAACTGATTATAAAGCGTGCTTATGCG CTCTCTAAACGCGTGGAGGCTATAGCTTTGAAACGTAAAGTCTTGTCTAAAGTTGTTGCTGGCGCCGGTGGCAACAAATGCAACgatcttaaagaaattaaaaatttacttttgcagCTAAAAGCTTGTCAAGTTTga
- the Prp31 gene encoding U4/U6 small nuclear ribonucleoprotein Prp31 isoform X1: MSLADELLADLEEDNDNDLDELQNVSKKFQHLYCNNKCNFVQMDEEDEPEKPQEISEKLLKPQLNLMEVDVQVQSIRDLCKLRDSERLQYVLKQIEQYGSRQRTSAEMLGNVESDPEYQLIVEANAIAVDIDNEISIIHKFSKEKYQKRFPELDSLIVGEIEYLYAVKELGNDLDQVKNNEKLQAILTQATIMIVSVTASTTQGTELTPTEKAQIDEACEMAIDLNNYKSHIYEYVESRMTFIAPNLSMIIGASTAAKLLGIAGGLTKLSKMPACNVQVLGSQKKTLAGFSKTQMLPHTGYVYFSQIVQDTPPDLRRKAARLVAAKAVLAARVDACHESVHGEVGLKFKEDIEKKLDKLQEPPPVKFIKPLSKPIEGSKKKRGGKRVRKMKERYALTEFRKQANRMNFGDIEEDAYQGDLGYSRGTIGKTGTGRIRLPQVDEKTKVRISKTLQKNLQKQQVYGGSTTVKRQISGTASSVAFTPLQGLEIVNPQAAEKSQTENNAKYFSNTSGFISVGKRTT; this comes from the exons atgtcTTTAGCCGATGAACTGCTAGCTGATCTAGAAGAAGACAATGATAACGATTTGGACGAGTTACAAAatgtaagtaaaaaatttcaacatttatatTGCAACAATAAATGCAATTTCGTGCAGATGGATGAAGAAGATGAGCCAGAAAAACCACAAGAGATATCAGAAAAGCTACTGAAGCCACAACTTAACCTAATGGAAGTTGATGTGCAGGTACAATCCATAAGAGATCTTTGTAAATTGCGTGATTCTGAACGCCTACAGTACGTGCTAAAACAAATTGAGCAGTATGGAAGTAGACAGCGTACCTCTGCGGAGATGCTAGGAAATGTGGAGTCCGATCCAGAGTATCAGCTAATTGTTGAAGCCAATGCAATTGCGGTTGATATCGATAATGAAATTT ccaTTATACACAAATTTTCCAAAGAGAAATACCAAAAACGTTTTCCTGAATTAGACTCGTTGATTGTTGGCGAAATTGAATATTTGTATGCGGTAAAGGAATTGGGCAATGATCTAGACCAAGTAAAGAATAATGAGAAATTGCAAGCCATTTTAACGCAGGCAACCATAATGATCGTTTCAGTGACAGCTTCGACCACGCAAGG caCTGAGTTGACCCCCACCGAAAAGGCACAGATTGATGAAGCTTGTGAAATGGctattgatttaaataattacaaatcTCATATTTACGAATACGTAGAAAGTCGTATGACCTTTATTGCACCCAATTTATCAATGATCATTGGTGCATCGACCGCAGCAAAATTACTGGGTATTGCCGGCGGATTAACAAAGCTTTCGAAAATGCCTGCTTGTAACGTGCAAGTATTGGGCTCACAAAAGAAAACTTTAGCAGG tttctCCAAAACACAAATGCTACCACATACCGGCTACGTTTACTTCTCACAGATTGTGCAAGATACTCCACCG GATCTCAGACGAAAAGCGGCACGTTTAGTTGCAGCTAAGGCTGTACTCGCTGCACGTGTTGATGCTTGCCATGAGAGTGTGCATGGCGAAGTAGGCTTAAAGTTCAAGGAGGATATTGAAAAAAAGTTGGATAAGTTGCAGGAACCACCGCCAGTCAAATTTATCAAACCATTAAGTAAGCCCATCGAGGGTAGCAAGAAAAAACGTGGTGGCAAACGTGTGCGTAAGATGAAGGAGCGTTATGCTCTTACTGAATTCCGCAAACAAGCGAATCGCATGAACTTTGGTGAT ATCGAAGAGGATGCCTACCAAGGGGATTTGGGCTATTCGCGCGGCACAATTGGCAAAACTGGCACCGGTCGCATACGTTTACCACAAGTTGATGAAAAAACCAAGGTGCGAATTAGCAAAACGCTACAAAAGAATTTACAGAAACAGCAGGTCTACGGTGGAAGCACTACTGTGAAACGACAAATTTCTGGTACAGCTTCAAGTGTCGCTTTTACACCATTGCAAGGTTTGGAAATCGTAAATCCACAAGCGGCTGAGAAATCTCAAACTGAGAATAATGCTAAGTACTTTTCCAATACATCTGGTTTCATATCTGTAGGCAAACGTACCacataa
- the Prp31 gene encoding U4/U6 small nuclear ribonucleoprotein Prp31 isoform X2 translates to MSLADELLADLEEDNDNDLDELQNMDEEDEPEKPQEISEKLLKPQLNLMEVDVQVQSIRDLCKLRDSERLQYVLKQIEQYGSRQRTSAEMLGNVESDPEYQLIVEANAIAVDIDNEISIIHKFSKEKYQKRFPELDSLIVGEIEYLYAVKELGNDLDQVKNNEKLQAILTQATIMIVSVTASTTQGTELTPTEKAQIDEACEMAIDLNNYKSHIYEYVESRMTFIAPNLSMIIGASTAAKLLGIAGGLTKLSKMPACNVQVLGSQKKTLAGFSKTQMLPHTGYVYFSQIVQDTPPDLRRKAARLVAAKAVLAARVDACHESVHGEVGLKFKEDIEKKLDKLQEPPPVKFIKPLSKPIEGSKKKRGGKRVRKMKERYALTEFRKQANRMNFGDIEEDAYQGDLGYSRGTIGKTGTGRIRLPQVDEKTKVRISKTLQKNLQKQQVYGGSTTVKRQISGTASSVAFTPLQGLEIVNPQAAEKSQTENNAKYFSNTSGFISVGKRTT, encoded by the exons atgtcTTTAGCCGATGAACTGCTAGCTGATCTAGAAGAAGACAATGATAACGATTTGGACGAGTTACAAAat ATGGATGAAGAAGATGAGCCAGAAAAACCACAAGAGATATCAGAAAAGCTACTGAAGCCACAACTTAACCTAATGGAAGTTGATGTGCAGGTACAATCCATAAGAGATCTTTGTAAATTGCGTGATTCTGAACGCCTACAGTACGTGCTAAAACAAATTGAGCAGTATGGAAGTAGACAGCGTACCTCTGCGGAGATGCTAGGAAATGTGGAGTCCGATCCAGAGTATCAGCTAATTGTTGAAGCCAATGCAATTGCGGTTGATATCGATAATGAAATTT ccaTTATACACAAATTTTCCAAAGAGAAATACCAAAAACGTTTTCCTGAATTAGACTCGTTGATTGTTGGCGAAATTGAATATTTGTATGCGGTAAAGGAATTGGGCAATGATCTAGACCAAGTAAAGAATAATGAGAAATTGCAAGCCATTTTAACGCAGGCAACCATAATGATCGTTTCAGTGACAGCTTCGACCACGCAAGG caCTGAGTTGACCCCCACCGAAAAGGCACAGATTGATGAAGCTTGTGAAATGGctattgatttaaataattacaaatcTCATATTTACGAATACGTAGAAAGTCGTATGACCTTTATTGCACCCAATTTATCAATGATCATTGGTGCATCGACCGCAGCAAAATTACTGGGTATTGCCGGCGGATTAACAAAGCTTTCGAAAATGCCTGCTTGTAACGTGCAAGTATTGGGCTCACAAAAGAAAACTTTAGCAGG tttctCCAAAACACAAATGCTACCACATACCGGCTACGTTTACTTCTCACAGATTGTGCAAGATACTCCACCG GATCTCAGACGAAAAGCGGCACGTTTAGTTGCAGCTAAGGCTGTACTCGCTGCACGTGTTGATGCTTGCCATGAGAGTGTGCATGGCGAAGTAGGCTTAAAGTTCAAGGAGGATATTGAAAAAAAGTTGGATAAGTTGCAGGAACCACCGCCAGTCAAATTTATCAAACCATTAAGTAAGCCCATCGAGGGTAGCAAGAAAAAACGTGGTGGCAAACGTGTGCGTAAGATGAAGGAGCGTTATGCTCTTACTGAATTCCGCAAACAAGCGAATCGCATGAACTTTGGTGAT ATCGAAGAGGATGCCTACCAAGGGGATTTGGGCTATTCGCGCGGCACAATTGGCAAAACTGGCACCGGTCGCATACGTTTACCACAAGTTGATGAAAAAACCAAGGTGCGAATTAGCAAAACGCTACAAAAGAATTTACAGAAACAGCAGGTCTACGGTGGAAGCACTACTGTGAAACGACAAATTTCTGGTACAGCTTCAAGTGTCGCTTTTACACCATTGCAAGGTTTGGAAATCGTAAATCCACAAGCGGCTGAGAAATCTCAAACTGAGAATAATGCTAAGTACTTTTCCAATACATCTGGTTTCATATCTGTAGGCAAACGTACCacataa
- the LOC106614909 gene encoding endoplasmic reticulum-Golgi intermediate compartment protein 3 yields MRIADVLRRLDAYPRTLEDFSVRTVSGAAVTLISTSIIVILIFLECIAYMRPNLTEELFVDTTRNHKLRINLDLTIHNLACSYVSLDAMDSSGDQHLQVDHDIFKHRLDLKGNPLKETEPIKEIVAVSPSNKNSTCGSCYGAEHNSTQCCNTCEEVLEAYRHRRWNVQFDKIEQCKDQFKRNDIDAFKEGCRVQGHLEVNRMAGSFHIAPGNSFSIKQFHIHDFQFSDVKLDHTINHLSFGDKIEFAKTHPLDGLHVESDKDVKSEMYNYYLKIVPTMYAKVKSPPIHTNQFSVTRYKKDLSNRERGMPGIFFSYELSPLMVKYEEKQRSFGHFATNCCSIIGGVFTVAGIIAVFLNSSLEALHRKLEIGKLS; encoded by the exons ATGAGAATCGCGGATGTGCTCCGCCGGTTGGATGCATATCCACGTACGCTCGAGGATTTTAGTGTGCGCACTGTAAGCGGTGCTGCgg TTACCTTAATCAGTACCAGCATCATTGTTATACTGATATTTCTAGAATGTATTGCCTATATGCGTCCGAACCTCACAGAGGAGCTGTTTGTAGACACTACCCGCAATCACAAGCTACGTATCAATTTGGATTTAACAATACACAATTTAGCTTGCAGCT atgTCTCACTAGATGCCATGGATTCTTCAGGTGATCAACATCTACAAGTTGATCATGATATTTTCAAGCACCGTCTAGATTTAAAGGGTAATCCTTTGAAAGAAACCGAACCCATAAAAGAAATTGTTGCTGTGTCGCcatcaaataaaaatagcacCTGTGGTAGTTGCTACGGCGCTGAACATAATAGTACCCA GTGCTGCAATACTTGCGAAGAGGTGTTAGAGGCTTATCGCCACAGGAGGTGGAATGTGCAATTTGATAAAATCGAGCAATGTAAGGACCAGTTTAAACGCAATGATATTGACGCATTTAAAGAAGGTTGTCGAGTGCAAGGCCACTTAGAAGTCAATAGA atggcGGGTAGTTTCCATATAGCACCTGGCAACAGCTTCTCCATTAAGCAATTTCATATACATGACTTTCAATTCTCCGATGTGAAGCTGGACCACACAATTAATCACTTGTCTTTTGGtgataaaattgaatttgccAAGACGCATCCGCTCGATGGGCTACATGTTGAATCAGACAAAG atGTAAAGAGTGAAATGTATAATTACTATTTGAAAATCGTGCCTACAATGTATGCAAAAGTGAAGAGCCCACCCATACATACCAACCAGTTCTCAGTGACGCGCTACAAGAAGGACCTTTCGAATAGGGAGCGTGGGATGCCGGGCATTTTCTTCAGCTATGAATTATCGCCATTGATGGTAAAATATGAGGAAAAGCAAAG ATCGTTTGGTCACTTTGCCACGAATTGCTGTTCTATAATCGGTGGGGTTTTTACTGTGGCCGGGATTATTGCCGTCTTCCTGAACAGTTCGTTAGAAGCACTTCATCGTAAATTGGAAATAGGAAAGCTGAGTTAA
- the LOC106614910 gene encoding reactive oxygen species modulator 1, whose protein sequence is MPLPSGVYGQAQGPSCFDKMKTGFTIGFCVGMASGALFGGFSALRYGLRGRELINNVGKVMLQGGGTFGTFMAIGTGIRC, encoded by the exons ATGCCTTTGCCTAGTGGTGTTTATGGCCAAGCACAAGGCCCATCATGTTTTGATAAAATGAAGACTGGATTCACAATTGGCTTTTGCGTGGGCATGGCAAGTGGTGCACTCTTTGGCGGCTTCTCCGCATTACG GTATGGTTTGCGCGGACGTGAGTTAATAAACAATGTGGGAAAAGTAATGTTGCAGGGTGGAGGAACATTTGGTACATTTATGGCTATTGGTACCGGTATTCGTTGCTAA